One Gelria sp. Kuro-4 DNA segment encodes these proteins:
- the lysA gene encoding diaminopimelate decarboxylase: MKLMGTARINGQGYLEIGGVPVPDLAARYGTPLYVMDEELIRANCRSWRKAAQANFPRAEVAYACKAFCTLAMCRLAEEEELALDVVSGGELYTALTAGFPAGRIYFNGNNKSPAELEQAVRARVGRIIVDNFYELDLLEEVAARLHQRVSVLLRVSPGIEAHTHAYVQTGQLDSKFGFTLENGQALTAVEEALTKSRLDLRGLHCHIGSQIFALDGYVKAAQVMIDFLGEVRRLTGLTFEELDLGGGLGVYYSDDDAPVSPAACIDTIAAALKAYCQEKRFPLPKVIFEPGRSIVGPAGTAVYRVGARKEIPGVRTYVAVDGGMADNPRPALYGSRYSALVANKANHLPAEVVTIAGKCCESGDVLIQDINLPRLEPGDLIAVFTAGAYQYSMASNYNRLARPAVVFVRDGRASVVVQRESLADLVRNDRIPAAWREQESLRAVR; this comes from the coding sequence ATGAAGCTTATGGGGACGGCCCGGATAAACGGGCAAGGGTATCTGGAGATCGGCGGTGTGCCTGTACCGGACCTGGCAGCGCGGTACGGCACCCCGCTTTATGTCATGGATGAAGAGCTCATCCGCGCCAACTGCCGCAGCTGGCGCAAGGCGGCGCAGGCGAACTTCCCCCGGGCCGAGGTGGCCTACGCCTGCAAGGCCTTTTGCACCCTGGCCATGTGCCGCCTGGCCGAGGAAGAGGAACTGGCCCTGGATGTGGTCTCCGGCGGCGAGCTCTACACGGCGCTGACGGCGGGCTTTCCGGCGGGACGCATTTACTTCAACGGCAACAATAAGAGCCCGGCCGAGCTGGAGCAAGCAGTGCGGGCGCGGGTGGGGCGCATCATCGTCGATAACTTTTACGAGCTCGACCTCCTGGAAGAAGTGGCGGCACGGCTGCACCAGCGGGTGAGTGTTCTCCTCCGGGTCTCGCCCGGGATTGAGGCGCACACCCACGCTTACGTTCAGACCGGCCAACTGGATTCCAAATTCGGCTTTACGCTGGAAAACGGTCAGGCGCTTACGGCAGTGGAGGAGGCTCTAACGAAGAGCCGCCTGGATCTTAGAGGGTTGCACTGTCACATCGGTTCGCAAATCTTTGCCCTTGATGGCTACGTTAAAGCGGCCCAGGTGATGATCGATTTTCTTGGCGAAGTGAGGCGCCTCACCGGCCTTACCTTCGAGGAATTGGACCTGGGCGGAGGGCTGGGGGTGTACTACAGCGACGACGATGCCCCGGTGAGCCCGGCCGCCTGTATCGATACCATCGCGGCGGCCCTCAAGGCTTACTGTCAGGAGAAGCGCTTTCCCCTGCCGAAGGTGATCTTCGAGCCCGGCCGTTCCATCGTCGGCCCGGCGGGAACTGCTGTCTACCGGGTAGGGGCGCGCAAGGAAATCCCGGGCGTGCGCACCTACGTCGCCGTGGACGGTGGTATGGCCGATAACCCGCGCCCGGCCCTCTATGGGTCGCGCTACAGCGCCCTGGTGGCCAACAAGGCGAATCACCTGCCGGCCGAGGTGGTGACCATTGCCGGCAAGTGCTGTGAGTCGGGCGATGTACTCATCCAAGACATTAACCTGCCGCGGCTGGAGCCGGGCGACCTCATCGCCGTCTTTACGGCCGGGGCCTATCAGTATTCCATGGCCAGCAACTACAACCGCCTGGCCCGCCCGGCGGTGGTCTTTGTCCGCGATGGCCGGGCCTCTGTGGTGGTCCAGCGGGAAAGCCTGGCGGACCTGGTGCGCAACGACCGCATTCCCGCCGCGTGGCGTGAGCAGGAGTCTTTGCGGGCGGTGCGCTGA
- a CDS encoding acyl-CoA dehydratase activase, with product MQAYLGIDVGSVSTNLVLLDEGGEVLTSLYLRTRGNPIRAVQEGLACVEREIPARLSIAGVGTTGSGRQLAAAMVGADAVKNEITAHAVAALSQVPAVQTVLEIGGQDSKIIILRHGVVVDFAMNTVCAAGTGSFLDRQAARLGVPIEEFGGLAVKAANPVRIAGRCAVFAESDMIHKQQLGHPVEDIVAGLCQALVRNYLNNVAKGKEIRSPILFQGGVAANVGMRRAFEEALGRAVTVPAHHAVMGALGAAQLARRAVADGSPSRFQGFDVSRWRFQVASRSCSGCANQCEVVEIRAGDRVLARWGDRCGRWSLTGEAAGR from the coding sequence TTGCAGGCGTATCTCGGCATTGACGTCGGTTCGGTGAGCACCAACCTGGTACTTTTAGACGAAGGGGGGGAAGTGCTCACCAGCCTTTACCTCAGGACCCGCGGCAATCCCATCCGGGCCGTGCAGGAGGGCCTGGCCTGCGTGGAGCGGGAAATCCCTGCGCGCCTCAGCATCGCCGGTGTTGGTACCACCGGCAGCGGGCGGCAGCTCGCGGCGGCCATGGTGGGCGCCGATGCGGTGAAAAACGAGATCACCGCTCATGCGGTGGCCGCCTTGAGCCAGGTCCCGGCCGTGCAGACGGTGCTGGAGATCGGGGGCCAGGATTCCAAGATCATCATCCTCCGCCACGGCGTGGTGGTGGACTTTGCCATGAATACCGTCTGCGCGGCCGGAACGGGTTCCTTTCTCGACCGCCAGGCGGCCCGGCTGGGCGTGCCCATCGAGGAGTTCGGCGGCCTGGCCGTGAAAGCCGCCAACCCGGTACGGATCGCCGGCCGCTGCGCTGTCTTTGCCGAGTCGGACATGATTCACAAGCAACAGCTGGGACACCCGGTGGAGGATATCGTGGCCGGGCTCTGCCAGGCCTTGGTGCGCAACTACCTGAACAACGTGGCTAAAGGGAAGGAAATCCGCTCCCCTATTCTTTTTCAGGGCGGCGTGGCGGCCAATGTGGGCATGCGCCGGGCCTTTGAAGAGGCGCTGGGCCGGGCGGTCACGGTACCGGCGCACCACGCGGTCATGGGGGCGCTGGGGGCCGCCCAGCTGGCCCGCCGGGCCGTGGCCGACGGCAGCCCTTCCCGCTTCCAGGGCTTTGACGTGAGCCGCTGGCGTTTTCAGGTGGCCAGCCGCTCCTGCAGCGGCTGCGCCAACCAGTGCGAGGTGGTGGAGATTCGTGCCGGCGACCGGGTGCTGGCGCGCTGGGGCGACCGCTGCGGCCGCTGGAGCCTCACCGGCGAGGCCGCCGGCAGGTAA
- a CDS encoding acyl-CoA dehydratase activase-related protein, which yields MKVTFPHMGHIYIPLRAFFTALGVEVVVPPPVSRETLSLGTRYAPEFACLPLKVNVGNFLEAARKGADTVVMAGGVGPCRFGYYAQVEQEILRDLGVNLRMVVLEPPQGHWRELWQGLRDITGGAGLREIWRAGRLAWRKLTVLDELEHEVHRARAQEGERGATTRAWQRILDQVDEAGSVPEVEEAARRGKVLLKALPRREGEAPLRIGIVGEIYTVLEPAVNLELERVLGEMGAIVERSIYLSDWVKTNLVLHSLHLRDDREEYRLAAPYLGHFVGGHGLESISWTVRYARAGFDGVIQLAPLTCMPEIVAESILPKVSRDVGIPVLTFMLDEHASEVGVRTRLEAFCDLLCARRRQKEGGTAFAGVSRH from the coding sequence GTGAAGGTGACTTTTCCTCATATGGGGCACATCTATATCCCGCTGCGCGCTTTTTTTACGGCCTTGGGGGTGGAGGTGGTGGTGCCTCCTCCGGTCAGCCGGGAGACGCTGAGCCTGGGGACGCGCTATGCACCGGAGTTCGCCTGTTTGCCGCTCAAGGTGAACGTGGGCAACTTCCTTGAGGCGGCCCGCAAAGGGGCGGATACCGTGGTGATGGCCGGCGGGGTGGGACCCTGCCGCTTCGGTTATTACGCCCAGGTGGAGCAGGAAATCTTGCGCGACCTGGGAGTAAATCTGCGCATGGTGGTGCTGGAGCCCCCGCAGGGCCACTGGCGGGAACTCTGGCAGGGCCTGCGCGACATCACCGGCGGGGCCGGCCTGCGGGAGATCTGGCGGGCCGGCCGGCTGGCCTGGCGCAAGCTGACCGTCCTGGACGAACTGGAACACGAGGTGCATCGGGCGCGGGCGCAGGAAGGTGAGCGCGGGGCCACCACCAGGGCGTGGCAAAGGATTCTCGACCAGGTGGATGAAGCCGGCAGCGTGCCGGAGGTGGAGGAGGCGGCCCGCCGGGGGAAGGTACTCCTTAAGGCTCTGCCTCGCCGGGAAGGCGAGGCCCCGCTGCGCATCGGGATCGTGGGCGAGATTTACACGGTGCTGGAGCCGGCCGTGAACCTGGAGTTGGAGCGCGTGCTGGGGGAAATGGGCGCTATCGTGGAGCGCTCCATCTACCTCAGCGACTGGGTGAAAACCAACTTGGTGCTACACTCCCTGCACCTCAGGGACGACCGGGAAGAGTACCGCCTGGCTGCGCCCTACCTGGGCCACTTTGTCGGCGGGCACGGCCTGGAAAGCATCAGCTGGACCGTGCGTTACGCCCGCGCCGGTTTTGACGGGGTTATTCAGCTGGCGCCGCTCACCTGCATGCCGGAAATAGTGGCGGAAAGCATCCTGCCCAAGGTGAGCCGGGATGTGGGTATTCCTGTCCTCACCTTTATGCTGGATGAGCATGCCAGTGAGGTAGGGGTGCGCACCCGGCTGGAGGCCTTCTGCGACCTCCTGTGCGCCCGGCGCCGGCAGAAAGAAGGAGGAACAGCGTTTGCAGGCGTATCTCGGCATTGA
- a CDS encoding acyl-CoA dehydratase activase-related protein: protein MRLGIPRALLYYHYHPLWLTFWQRLGVEVVTSPPTTKEILNQGVLAAVPEACLPVKVFYGHTLQLVPRVDYLFVPRLVSAEPGTYICPKLMGLPDMLRHAGLKLPPVLGPTLNARLGRRAWENSLLNTARVLGFTVADARAAWRAAAGEQARYLVRLGEGRAPLEEEGVAPEAAAAPVKGTLLVLGHPYNVFDEFVNMGLIARLKRRGYRVLTAEMLPSRLIAAEAARLPKSLFWSLGRLILGAGGHYLRGGGVAGIIHVVSFGCGPDSLVGELLERRAHRRGRLPFLLLTLDEHTGEGGLVTRVEAFLDMIEWRGAS from the coding sequence ATGCGGCTGGGCATACCGCGCGCCCTGCTCTACTACCACTACCACCCGCTCTGGCTGACCTTTTGGCAGCGCCTGGGTGTGGAGGTGGTGACCTCCCCGCCCACCACCAAGGAGATCCTCAACCAGGGAGTCCTGGCGGCCGTCCCCGAGGCCTGCCTGCCGGTGAAGGTGTTCTACGGCCACACCCTCCAGCTGGTTCCCCGGGTGGATTATCTTTTCGTGCCGCGGCTGGTGAGCGCCGAGCCGGGAACCTACATCTGTCCTAAGCTCATGGGCCTGCCGGACATGCTGCGCCATGCCGGCCTGAAGCTCCCCCCGGTGCTCGGGCCCACGTTGAACGCCCGCCTGGGGCGCCGGGCCTGGGAGAACAGCCTGCTTAATACGGCCCGGGTGCTGGGCTTTACGGTTGCGGACGCCAGGGCCGCCTGGCGGGCGGCCGCCGGCGAACAGGCGCGTTACCTGGTGCGCCTGGGTGAGGGGAGGGCACCCCTGGAGGAGGAAGGCGTGGCCCCGGAAGCAGCGGCCGCACCGGTTAAGGGCACCCTCTTGGTGCTGGGACACCCTTACAACGTCTTCGACGAGTTTGTCAACATGGGACTCATCGCGCGCCTTAAGCGCCGGGGTTACCGCGTGCTTACCGCGGAGATGCTGCCCAGCCGGCTCATCGCCGCCGAGGCGGCACGGCTTCCCAAGTCGCTCTTTTGGAGCCTGGGCCGGCTCATCCTAGGCGCAGGCGGCCACTACCTGCGCGGGGGCGGTGTCGCCGGCATCATCCACGTGGTGTCCTTCGGCTGCGGCCCCGACTCCCTGGTGGGCGAGCTCCTGGAACGCCGCGCCCACCGCCGGGGACGCTTACCCTTTCTCCTTTTAACCCTGGATGAGCACACGGGTGAAGGCGGTTTGGTGACCCGCGTGGAGGCTTTCCTGGACATGATCGAATGGAGGGGCGCGTCGTGA
- a CDS encoding spore germination protein, whose protein sequence is MELARKLEDNLAYLEAELGLEESFDIVSRRLTVAGREAALIFVDGFAKDQVLLRLLQILQGLTPDKVAPQPIQKLLAQYIGYIEVDTVDSLEDIPKQVLAGPVALIIDGQREAIVIDAREYPARGPEEPDIERVTRGSRDGFTETLVFNTALIRRRVRDPKLRVELQQAGKRSLSDIAVVYIKDIADPGLVKLIKERLKAVDIDGLPMAEKSVEEFLTLGTWNPFPEVRYTERPDVAAVHILEGHVLILVDTSPSAIIAPATLFHHVQHAEEFRQNPLVGAYLRWVRFFGVAASLIVTPLWLLFALHPEVVPAALKFIGPQKLGKVPLFFQFVFAELGLDLVRMAAIHTPSALATALGIIAAFMIGDFASKVGLVIPEVVVYMAIAAVGTFATPSYEFGMAVRLCRLALLILVGAWGGTGLAAGLIGLFILLTATKSFNVPYLWPLLPWDGAALWDILLRRPIPVKRFRPRALHPQDPDRLPPRADNT, encoded by the coding sequence GTGGAGCTGGCCCGGAAGCTCGAGGACAACCTTGCTTATCTCGAGGCCGAACTCGGCCTTGAGGAAAGCTTCGATATTGTTTCCCGGCGTTTGACGGTGGCCGGGCGGGAGGCGGCGCTGATCTTTGTGGATGGCTTCGCCAAGGACCAGGTCCTGCTGCGGCTGCTGCAGATTCTGCAGGGTCTTACACCCGACAAGGTCGCTCCGCAACCCATCCAAAAACTGCTGGCGCAGTACATCGGTTACATTGAGGTTGACACCGTTGACTCCCTGGAGGACATCCCCAAGCAGGTACTGGCCGGGCCCGTGGCCCTCATTATCGATGGGCAGCGGGAGGCCATCGTCATTGACGCGCGCGAGTACCCGGCGCGCGGCCCGGAAGAGCCGGATATTGAACGGGTAACGCGCGGTTCGCGCGACGGTTTCACCGAAACGCTTGTTTTCAATACTGCTCTCATCCGCCGGCGCGTTCGTGACCCCAAGCTCCGGGTGGAGCTGCAGCAGGCAGGAAAGCGGTCGCTCTCCGATATTGCCGTCGTCTACATCAAAGACATTGCGGACCCGGGACTGGTTAAGCTCATTAAGGAGCGCCTCAAGGCCGTCGATATCGATGGCCTGCCCATGGCGGAAAAATCGGTTGAGGAATTTCTTACCCTGGGCACCTGGAACCCTTTTCCCGAGGTGCGTTACACCGAACGTCCCGACGTGGCCGCCGTGCACATTCTTGAAGGACACGTGCTGATCCTGGTGGACACTTCACCCAGCGCCATCATCGCCCCGGCCACGCTCTTTCACCATGTGCAGCACGCCGAGGAATTCCGGCAGAACCCGCTGGTGGGAGCGTACCTGCGCTGGGTGCGTTTCTTCGGCGTGGCCGCGTCGCTCATCGTCACCCCGCTCTGGCTGCTCTTTGCCCTCCACCCCGAGGTTGTGCCTGCGGCCCTCAAGTTTATCGGGCCGCAGAAGCTGGGGAAGGTGCCCCTTTTCTTCCAGTTTGTCTTTGCGGAACTAGGCCTTGATCTTGTGCGCATGGCCGCCATTCACACGCCCAGCGCCCTGGCCACCGCCCTCGGCATCATCGCCGCCTTTATGATCGGCGACTTTGCGTCCAAGGTCGGGCTGGTTATACCCGAGGTGGTGGTGTACATGGCCATCGCCGCGGTGGGGACGTTCGCTACCCCCAGCTACGAGTTCGGCATGGCCGTCCGGCTCTGCCGGCTGGCACTGCTCATACTGGTGGGTGCCTGGGGAGGAACGGGGCTGGCCGCCGGTCTCATCGGACTCTTTATCCTCCTTACGGCTACCAAATCCTTTAATGTTCCCTACCTCTGGCCGCTCCTGCCCTGGGACGGTGCGGCCCTCTGGGATATTTTATTGCGCCGCCCCATCCCCGTGAAAAGGTTCCGGCCGCGGGCCCTGCATCCCCAGGACCCGGACCGGCTCCCGCCCCGCGCTGATAACACGTGA
- the spoVAE gene encoding stage V sporulation protein AE, whose product MQYLLAFVVGGAICAVGQLLMDLTPLTPAHVLVLFVSLGALLSGLGIYEKLVQVGGAGATIPLTGFGYSIVSGVFEEIDAKGAVGILSGVFKNTSMGIAAAVFFGFAMALLFNPKG is encoded by the coding sequence AGGAGCCATTTGCGCTGTGGGCCAACTCCTGATGGACCTGACACCGTTGACGCCGGCCCACGTACTGGTTCTATTTGTCTCCCTGGGCGCCCTGCTCAGCGGGCTGGGGATTTACGAAAAGCTCGTGCAGGTGGGGGGAGCGGGAGCAACCATTCCGCTCACCGGTTTCGGCTATTCCATTGTGAGCGGGGTGTTTGAGGAAATCGATGCCAAGGGTGCCGTGGGGATCTTAAGCGGGGTGTTTAAGAACACCAGTATGGGCATCGCAGCGGCGGTTTTCTTCGGCTTTGCCATGGCGCTCCTCTTTAACCCGAAGGGCTAG